A window of Chloracidobacterium sp. N contains these coding sequences:
- a CDS encoding nucleotidyltransferase family protein, which produces MMHERIRFPKDQVAEFCRLHHIRRLAVFGSALRSDFNENSDIDILVEFEPEHIPGLFGIARMERELSNLLGGRKVDVRTPEDLSRYFRQDVLNEAEVQYAQE; this is translated from the coding sequence ATGATGCACGAGCGGATACGATTCCCCAAAGACCAGGTTGCTGAGTTCTGCCGCCTTCACCACATCCGGCGTCTGGCAGTATTCGGTTCCGCCTTGCGTTCCGATTTCAACGAGAACAGTGACATTGACATTCTGGTTGAGTTCGAGCCGGAGCACATCCCTGGACTGTTTGGCATAGCGCGTATGGAGCGCGAACTTTCAAATCTTCTCGGCGGGCGCAAGGTTGATGTACGCACGCCGGAAGACCTGAGCCGGTATTTTCGTCAGGACGTGCTGAATGAAGCGGAGGTGCAGTATGCGCAGGAATGA
- a CDS encoding pitrilysin family protein, which produces MRLWFLICLTLWFSTVGTALPPGSSQRAAQRPAPAKALDAPAPEYAQLFNRQLPNGLEVIVYEDHAVPLVTIELACRNGSFTEPPELNGLSHLYEHMFFKANRAVKNQETYLRTIGELGIIYNGTTNTELVNYYFTTLSRHLPTALRFMRDAALYPAFDEEEFAREKEVVLGEIDRNESNPYYYLSTEMTRRLFATYTSRKNPLGTRETVAAATTDQMRLIQQRYYVPNNAAVLVAGDVEPEEAFRLVATYFGDWPRGEDPFKKYPLVEHPPLKASEGVVVTQPVQNVTIQIGWHGPSIGRDDAATYAADVFSFILRQPNSRFQRALVDSGLATGVDLIYLTQRNVGPITLTLQTTPEKARAALRAIYAEIEHFADADYFTDEELSVAKTLLEAEDLFSREKVSEHVHSLSFWWASTGLDYFRGYLPTLRKTSRADIQRYLRRYILGQPHVAVALMSPEAASSLKLTEAELIGEQRALAAAR; this is translated from the coding sequence ATGCGCCTTTGGTTTCTCATCTGCCTGACGCTCTGGTTTTCAACCGTAGGAACCGCCCTGCCGCCGGGCAGCAGCCAGCGCGCTGCCCAAAGACCTGCTCCCGCCAAAGCGCTGGATGCCCCGGCCCCGGAGTACGCCCAGCTTTTCAACCGCCAACTGCCAAACGGCCTCGAAGTCATCGTCTATGAAGACCACGCCGTACCGCTGGTGACGATTGAACTTGCCTGCCGCAACGGTTCCTTCACCGAGCCGCCCGAACTCAACGGCCTGTCGCACCTTTATGAGCACATGTTCTTCAAGGCCAACCGGGCCGTGAAAAATCAGGAAACCTACCTGCGCACCATTGGCGAACTGGGCATCATTTACAACGGCACAACAAACACCGAGCTGGTCAACTACTACTTCACCACGCTCAGCCGGCATCTGCCCACGGCGCTGCGCTTCATGCGGGATGCCGCCCTGTACCCGGCTTTCGACGAGGAGGAATTTGCCCGCGAAAAAGAAGTCGTACTGGGCGAAATAGACCGCAATGAGTCAAATCCCTACTACTACCTTTCAACCGAAATGACGCGGCGGCTGTTTGCGACCTACACCAGCCGCAAAAATCCCCTTGGGACGCGCGAAACCGTGGCTGCGGCAACAACCGATCAGATGCGGCTCATCCAGCAGCGGTACTATGTGCCGAACAACGCTGCCGTCCTCGTTGCCGGCGATGTCGAACCCGAAGAGGCCTTTCGCCTCGTGGCAACGTATTTCGGAGACTGGCCGCGTGGTGAAGACCCGTTCAAAAAGTACCCGTTGGTGGAACATCCGCCGCTGAAAGCAAGTGAAGGCGTCGTGGTGACGCAGCCCGTGCAGAACGTCACCATTCAGATCGGCTGGCACGGCCCTTCGATTGGCAGGGACGATGCGGCCACCTACGCGGCAGATGTGTTCTCGTTCATCCTGCGGCAGCCAAACAGTCGTTTCCAGCGGGCGCTTGTGGACAGCGGTCTCGCTACCGGCGTGGATTTGATTTACCTGACCCAGCGCAACGTCGGCCCGATTACCCTCACGCTGCAAACCACACCGGAGAAAGCCCGCGCCGCCCTGCGCGCCATCTATGCCGAAATCGAACATTTTGCCGACGCCGACTACTTCACGGATGAAGAACTCAGCGTGGCCAAAACCCTGCTTGAAGCCGAAGACCTGTTTTCGCGGGAGAAGGTCAGCGAGCACGTTCACTCGCTGAGTTTCTGGTGGGCTTCAACCGGACTGGACTACTTTCGCGGCTACCTGCCAACCCTGCGGAAAACCTCGCGGGCCGACATTCAGCGCTACCTTCGCCGCTACATCCTGGGGCAGCCCCACGTCGCTGTTGCCCTGATGTCGCCCGAAGCGGCTTCCAGTCTGAAGCTGACCGAAGCCGAACTCATTGGTGAGCAACGGGCCCTGGCTGCGGCGCGTTGA
- a CDS encoding riboflavin synthase, giving the protein MFTGIIEEVGHLEQLRRRSTGGVLSIAARTVLEGTHIGDSIAVNGVCLTVTSLTGTGFTADASEETLRVSNLGQLTPGAGVNLERAVAVGARLGGHIVQGHVDAIGRFLSRRPSGNAVTMRFGFPPDIGRYLVHKGSIAVDGVSLTIAALGEDWFEIAVIPTTLAWTTLPHLTPGAPVNLEADVLAKYVERLLQYSSSSSSPSSASRLTAEHLRALGY; this is encoded by the coding sequence ATGTTTACCGGCATCATCGAGGAAGTCGGCCATCTGGAACAGCTCCGGCGGCGCTCTACCGGCGGCGTTCTGTCCATTGCCGCCAGAACCGTTCTGGAGGGCACGCACATCGGCGACAGCATTGCCGTCAATGGCGTCTGCCTGACAGTGACTTCCCTGACCGGCACGGGCTTTACGGCCGACGCCTCCGAAGAAACCCTGCGGGTGTCCAACCTGGGCCAGCTCACCCCCGGCGCAGGCGTCAATCTGGAGCGGGCCGTTGCCGTCGGCGCGCGCCTGGGCGGACACATCGTGCAGGGCCACGTGGACGCCATCGGCCGCTTTCTTTCGCGCCGTCCCAGTGGAAACGCCGTCACGATGCGCTTTGGTTTTCCGCCGGACATCGGACGCTACCTCGTGCACAAGGGCAGCATTGCCGTGGATGGCGTCAGCCTGACGATTGCCGCGCTCGGCGAGGACTGGTTTGAAATTGCCGTCATCCCGACGACGCTTGCCTGGACGACGCTGCCCCACCTCACGCCCGGCGCGCCCGTCAACCTCGAAGCCGATGTGCTCGCCAAGTACGTCGAACGCCTTTTGCAGTATTCATCGTCTTCGTCATCACCTTCGTCGGCGTCCCGGCTGACGGCCGAGCACCTGCGCGCGCTGGGTTACTAG
- a CDS encoding thioredoxin family protein, whose product MALTPSTMLALGTPLPDFTLADVTTGRPLSPATFADCPALLVMFICRHCPYVKHVQRELTALANEYVAKGVGVLAISSNDAATYPEDAPESLKAMAQELGFQFPYAYDETQEVAKAFQAACTPDFFVYDRTRKLVYRGQMDDSRPGNGLPVTGQDLRRALDAVLAGEPPLDGQKPSVGCNIKWRPGNAPSYA is encoded by the coding sequence ATGGCCTTGACGCCATCCACCATGCTGGCGCTGGGAACGCCGCTGCCGGATTTCACGCTGGCGGATGTCACCACCGGACGCCCTCTGTCACCAGCCACCTTTGCCGACTGTCCGGCGCTGCTCGTGATGTTCATCTGCCGCCATTGTCCTTACGTCAAGCACGTCCAGCGGGAACTCACGGCACTGGCCAATGAGTATGTCGCCAAAGGCGTCGGCGTCCTCGCCATCAGCTCGAATGACGCCGCCACCTATCCCGAAGACGCGCCGGAATCGCTGAAAGCCATGGCGCAGGAACTCGGTTTCCAGTTTCCCTACGCCTATGATGAGACCCAGGAAGTAGCCAAAGCTTTCCAGGCAGCCTGCACCCCGGATTTCTTTGTCTATGACCGGACACGCAAACTCGTCTATCGTGGGCAGATGGATGACAGCCGCCCCGGCAACGGCCTTCCGGTTACGGGGCAAGACCTGCGCCGGGCGCTGGATGCGGTGCTGGCCGGTGAGCCGCCGCTGGACGGACAAAAGCCCAGCGTCGGCTGCAACATCAAGTGGCGGCCGGGCAATGCGCCGTCCTATGCCTGA
- a CDS encoding DUF86 domain-containing protein produces the protein MRRNDRIRLQHMLDAAREAIEFAQNSRRQDLDSDRKLTLALVKDIEIIGEAAYRITEDTRHTLPEIPWEDIVGMRHRLVHAYFDINLDILWKTVQEDLPPLTRILSELLGEK, from the coding sequence ATGCGCAGGAATGACCGTATCCGCTTGCAGCACATGCTCGATGCCGCCCGGGAAGCTATCGAATTTGCTCAAAACAGCCGCCGTCAGGATTTGGACAGCGATCGCAAGCTGACGCTTGCCTTGGTCAAGGATATTGAAATCATTGGCGAAGCGGCTTATCGAATCACGGAGGATACACGACACACTCTGCCAGAGATTCCATGGGAAGATATTGTCGGCATGCGCCACCGGCTGGTTCATGCCTACTTCGACATCAACCTGGATATTCTCTGGAAGACCGTGCAAGAAGACCTTCCCCCACTTACGCGGATTCTTTCCGAGTTATTGGGCGAGAAATAA